The sequence ACAGCTTCTGCCGGGTCTGTATTAGAAATGCGCTGGATTCTCAGGTAGCGGGGAGATACTCATGCCCTGAATGCAGAGAAAGGTTTCTGACTCGACCTGAGCTGAAATCGACCCTGAGACTGAGGAACATAGCACAGAATCTTTTTTCGTCAGATCTAAGAAAAACTGGGATTTCCTGCACTTACTGTATTCTCTGTCACGTTCCTGCTTCTAAAAGCTGCCTACATTGTGAAGCTTCTCTGTGTGAGGAGCACCTGAGAGTCCACAGCAGCTCTGCAGAACACGTCTTAACTGAACCCACCATGTCATTTGAAAAGAGAAAATGCTCCATCCACAAGAAGGTCCTGGAGTATTACTGCCCAAGGGATGttgtctgtgtctgtgtgtcctGCAGGCTGGACGGAGAGCACAGGGGACACCAGGTGGAGACTCTGAATGAAGCCTCTGAAAAGAGGAagcaaaaactgaaaaatgttcTGCAGAAACTGACCTCAAAGCGAGAGGAGACAGAGAAACGAGTCCAGAGTCTGCAGGAGCGCAGGAGAGAAGTACAAGAAAAAGCAACTGGAGAAACGGAGCGAGTCGCTGCCCTGATTAGAGACATCAGGGAACAGCTGGAAGCTCTAGAGAAGAGAGTCCTGAGTGAGATCTCCCGGCAGGAAGTGCAGGCCTTACTCCGAGTCTCAGATCTAATCCAGCAGCTGGAAATAAAGAAGGAGGGACTTTCCAGGAAGATACAAGACATCGAGGAGCTGTTCAACATTACTGACCCATTAACTGTCTTACAGGAACGGGAATTAAATGAAACTGACTTTTGTGAAGCTGAGGAGGGAGATATTGAGAGTGATGAGCATGAAGAAGTTATTAAGGACACACAGAGAGATGATAAAAATCTCCGTGCTGTAGATCTGGATGAGGGTCTGATCTCAGTGATTTTACACACAGGTTTAACTGGTATTGTGACCGGGGCAAAGGGACATCTTGTTGCTCCTCAGGCTTCAGACATATTACTGGATGTAAACACGGCTGGTAATCGTGTAGATGTATCAGGTGACTTGAAAACTGTATCCTGGTCAGGAATAAACCAGATTTACCCAGAAACACCAGAGAGATTTCAGGATTATGCTCAGATTTTAAGCACCAGAAGTTTCTC comes from Spea bombifrons isolate aSpeBom1 chromosome 11, aSpeBom1.2.pri, whole genome shotgun sequence and encodes:
- the LOC128469178 gene encoding E3 ubiquitin/ISG15 ligase TRIM25-like, translating into MASTGLREELTCSICLSVYTDPVTLKCGHSFCRVCIRNALDSQVAGRYSCPECRERFLTRPELKSTLRLRNIAQNLFSSDLRKTGISCTYCILCHVPASKSCLHCEASLCEEHLRVHSSSAEHVLTEPTMSFEKRKCSIHKKVLEYYCPRDVVCVCVSCRLDGEHRGHQVETLNEASEKRKQKLKNVLQKLTSKREETEKRVQSLQERRREVQEKATGETERVAALIRDIREQLEALEKRVLSEISRQEVQALLRVSDLIQQLEIKKEGLSRKIQDIEELFNITDPLTVLQERELNETDFCEAEEGDIESDEHEEVIKDTQRDDKNLRAVDLDEGLISVILHTGLTGIVTGAKGHLVAPQASDILLDVNTAGNRVDVSGDLKTVSWSGINQIYPETPERFQDYAQILSTRSFSSGRHYWEVEGSNSGEWVVGLAYPSIDRRGDQSWIGYNKKSWGLWRWPGNQYAVRHNGKLILLSHLPSCQGLGIFLDYEAGRLSFYELCDPVRHLHTFTTTFTEPLHAAFWVWGKAWVSI